In Helianthus annuus cultivar XRQ/B chromosome 3, HanXRQr2.0-SUNRISE, whole genome shotgun sequence, a single window of DNA contains:
- the LOC110931347 gene encoding uncharacterized protein LOC110931347 — MVYGKGCHLPMELAHRAYWAITTVNADYNEAGKMRKLQLCEIEELRDEAYECASAYKDKLKKVHDAKLRKKTFEVGQKVWLYNSRLKMFAGKIKSKWMGPYVVRRVGRFGDVDIQDEQTLKQQTVNGHRLKPYLEGNNINNLERDKVGYILRLVNEEQQ, encoded by the coding sequence ATGGTTTATGGGAAGGGTTGTCATTTGCCAATGGAGTTGGCGCATCGGGCTTATTGGGCGATTACTACGGTTAATGCGGATTACAACGAAGCGGGGAAGATGAGGAAGCTACAATTGTGTGAAATTGAAGAGCTTAGAGATGAGGCTTATGAATGTGCATCGGCTTATAAAGATAAGCTCAAGAAAGTACATGATGCGAAGTTGAGGAAGAAAacctttgaagtgggtcaaaaggtttggttATATAATTCAAGACTTAAAATGTTCGCGGGTAAGattaaaagcaaatggatgggcccATATGTCGTTCGGCGGGTTGGAAGGTTTGGTGATGTAGACATCCAAGACGAGCaaacgttaaaacaacaaacggtgaacggtcaccggttGAAACCGTACTTGGAGGGGAACAACATAAACAATTTGGAGCGTGACAAAGTGGGCTACATCTTACGCCTGGTCAATGAGGAACAAcaatga